In Halomarina salina, one DNA window encodes the following:
- a CDS encoding type 1 glutamine amidotransferase: MERPRLALLNAARSGESTRRNFRRELDADLAEFSVVDGQLPPESPADGQIPYDGVVVTGSRSSTYDDEQWIDDACEWVRAAHDRGLPILGVCFGHQLLARALGGTVEAMGARDTDAGFEIGYRTVERTAETPLLAGLNDEFTVFTTHGDTVSELPDGASVFAENEYGVHGFRVGDAFGVQFHPEYDQETAREVTRGKEFLGEERIEHVLSGITQENYASACEAKRLFDNFTDHVDAVRAEPAAD; the protein is encoded by the coding sequence ATGGAACGTCCCCGACTCGCTTTGCTGAACGCCGCGCGCTCCGGTGAGAGTACCCGCCGGAACTTCCGCCGGGAACTCGACGCCGACCTCGCCGAGTTCTCCGTCGTCGACGGTCAGCTACCGCCCGAATCGCCCGCAGACGGTCAGATACCGTACGACGGCGTCGTCGTCACCGGCTCACGCTCGTCGACGTACGACGACGAACAGTGGATCGACGACGCCTGCGAGTGGGTCCGCGCGGCCCACGACCGCGGCCTCCCCATCCTCGGCGTCTGCTTCGGTCACCAGTTGCTCGCCCGCGCGCTCGGCGGGACGGTCGAGGCGATGGGCGCTCGCGACACCGACGCCGGGTTCGAGATCGGCTACCGGACGGTCGAGCGGACCGCCGAGACGCCGCTGCTCGCCGGGCTGAACGACGAGTTCACGGTGTTCACCACGCACGGCGACACCGTGTCGGAACTGCCCGACGGTGCGTCGGTGTTCGCCGAGAACGAGTACGGCGTCCACGGCTTCCGCGTCGGCGACGCCTTCGGCGTCCAGTTCCACCCGGAGTACGACCAGGAGACCGCACGCGAGGTCACGCGGGGCAAGGAGTTCCTCGGCGAGGAGCGCATCGAACACGTCCTCTCGGGCATCACGCAGGAGAACTACGCGTCGGCCTGCGAGGCGAAGCGACTGTTCGACAACTTCACCGACCACGTCGACGCCGTCCGGGCCGAACCGGCCGCGGACTGA
- a CDS encoding HPP family protein, giving the protein MLEPSGDAREALRAGTLAAGMLAVLGGLTWATGVSALFPSLGPSAYVLALRPDAAESRPDRVVGGHAIGVVAGLVAYRLFADGFVVVESHAPLSGAALHLAAAGVLSLALTAVVMVWTDLRHAPACATTLIVSLGLLSTVRAGVVVVVAVAVLLATQRALDAVERRWLSPAVGRLVDTTGRTRWSK; this is encoded by the coding sequence ATGCTCGAACCGAGCGGCGACGCACGGGAAGCGCTCCGCGCGGGCACCCTCGCGGCGGGGATGCTCGCCGTGCTCGGCGGTCTCACCTGGGCGACCGGGGTGAGCGCGCTGTTCCCGAGTCTCGGCCCCTCGGCGTACGTCCTCGCGCTCCGGCCCGACGCCGCCGAGAGCCGACCGGACCGCGTCGTCGGCGGGCACGCCATCGGCGTCGTCGCCGGTCTCGTCGCGTACCGACTGTTCGCCGACGGCTTCGTCGTCGTCGAGAGCCACGCGCCGCTCTCGGGGGCCGCGCTCCACCTCGCCGCGGCGGGCGTCCTCTCGCTAGCGCTCACCGCCGTCGTGATGGTGTGGACCGACCTCCGCCACGCGCCAGCCTGCGCGACCACCCTCATCGTCTCGCTCGGCCTGCTCTCGACGGTCCGGGCGGGCGTCGTCGTCGTCGTCGCCGTCGCCGTCCTGCTCGCGACCCAGCGCGCGCTCGACGCGGTCGAACGGCGCTGGCTCTCCCCGGCGGTCGGCCGACTCGTCGACACGACGGGACGGACGCGGTGGAGCAAGTGA
- a CDS encoding acyl-CoA dehydrogenase family protein, with protein sequence MLDYVGLESDLDAEERMIRDTAREFVDEKVRPDVGEHWIEGTFPTDLVEEMGELGFYAPNLDGYGSPNVSETAYGLLMQELEACDSGLRSMASVQGALVMYPIHAFGSDEQKDEWLPALGRGEAVGCFGLTEPQHGSNPTAMETYAERDAEGYTLNGSKTWITNSPIADVAIVWGRDRSAEDTPVRGFLVETDRDGVSTNKIDEKLSLRASITGEIGLNDVYVPEENVLPEVSGMKGPLSCLTQARYGIAWGAIGAARDCFETAREYATDREQFGGPIARFQLQQQKLAEMATQITTSQLLAHRLAELKERGELRPQHVSMAKRNNVRMARDQSRIAREMLGGNGITADYSPMRHMANLETVYTYEGTHDIHTLILGQDLTGFAAYE encoded by the coding sequence ATGCTCGACTACGTCGGTCTCGAATCGGACCTCGACGCCGAAGAGCGGATGATTCGCGACACGGCCCGCGAGTTCGTCGACGAGAAGGTGCGCCCGGACGTCGGCGAGCACTGGATCGAGGGGACGTTCCCGACGGACCTCGTCGAGGAGATGGGCGAGCTGGGGTTCTACGCGCCCAACCTGGATGGCTACGGCTCACCGAACGTCTCGGAGACCGCCTACGGTCTGCTGATGCAGGAACTCGAGGCGTGTGACTCGGGATTGCGCTCGATGGCGAGCGTGCAGGGAGCGCTCGTGATGTACCCCATCCACGCGTTCGGCAGCGACGAGCAGAAAGACGAGTGGTTGCCCGCTCTCGGGAGGGGCGAGGCGGTCGGCTGTTTCGGTCTGACCGAGCCACAGCACGGGTCGAACCCCACCGCGATGGAGACGTACGCCGAACGCGACGCCGAGGGCTACACGCTCAACGGCTCGAAGACGTGGATCACGAACTCGCCGATTGCGGACGTGGCCATCGTCTGGGGACGCGACCGCTCGGCCGAGGACACACCAGTGCGGGGCTTCCTCGTCGAGACCGACCGCGACGGCGTCTCCACCAACAAGATCGACGAGAAGCTCTCGCTACGGGCCTCTATCACGGGCGAGATCGGCCTGAACGACGTCTACGTCCCCGAGGAGAACGTCCTTCCCGAGGTTTCCGGGATGAAGGGACCGCTGTCGTGTCTGACGCAGGCGCGCTACGGCATCGCGTGGGGTGCGATTGGCGCAGCGCGGGACTGCTTCGAGACGGCTCGGGAGTACGCGACCGACCGCGAGCAGTTCGGCGGTCCCATCGCTCGATTCCAGCTCCAACAGCAGAAACTGGCGGAGATGGCGACCCAGATAACGACGAGTCAGCTGCTCGCCCACCGCCTCGCCGAGTTGAAAGAGCGCGGCGAACTGCGCCCCCAGCACGTCTCGATGGCGAAACGCAACAACGTGCGGATGGCCCGTGACCAGTCACGCATCGCCCGCGAGATGCTCGGTGGGAACGGCATCACGGCGGACTACTCGCCGATGCGCCACATGGCCAACCTTGAGACCGTCTACACCTACGAGGGGACCCACGACATCCACACGCTGATTCTCGGCCAGGACCTCACCGGCTTCGCCGCCTACGAGTGA
- a CDS encoding aminoglycoside phosphotransferase family protein: MTRDVSEALAQHTDQFTVGPELHRVPPHVTHEVTVDGRRAVCKRATSAEGDPATEGAVLGFVADHTSVPVPELLGTGPHHFVAAWCDGLPDEARDDEAWARAAGAGLARLHDETAGRFERFGALEATDGGISLVGGGVSWPEAALAYLDEKRRFLAANGHDEAATVAREVAVFARDQPGAFETAADPVLCHGNWLPEHVGVHDGAVTGVVDFEHALVAPPAFDVWRVALPVFAGPDGFDARFEAFRGGYESIRALPADLDERAAAFRVLNGVSYLRSLYLQDQHDEAETARHADYFAERVDATLGDLRDRLA; the protein is encoded by the coding sequence ATGACACGAGACGTATCCGAGGCGCTCGCACAGCACACCGACCAGTTCACCGTCGGTCCCGAACTCCACCGCGTCCCGCCACACGTCACCCACGAGGTGACCGTCGACGGCCGCCGCGCGGTCTGCAAGCGCGCGACGAGTGCGGAGGGCGACCCCGCGACCGAGGGTGCGGTGCTGGGGTTCGTCGCCGACCACACGTCCGTCCCGGTCCCAGAACTCCTCGGGACGGGACCCCACCACTTCGTCGCCGCGTGGTGCGACGGCCTCCCCGACGAGGCCCGCGACGACGAGGCGTGGGCGCGCGCCGCCGGGGCCGGACTGGCGCGCCTCCACGACGAGACGGCGGGTCGATTCGAGCGGTTCGGCGCGCTCGAAGCGACAGACGGCGGCATCTCCCTCGTCGGCGGTGGCGTGTCGTGGCCCGAGGCGGCGCTCGCGTACCTCGACGAGAAGCGTCGGTTCCTCGCGGCGAACGGCCACGACGAGGCGGCGACCGTCGCCCGCGAGGTGGCGGTGTTCGCACGCGACCAGCCAGGGGCGTTCGAGACGGCCGCCGACCCGGTGCTCTGTCACGGAAACTGGCTCCCGGAACACGTCGGCGTCCACGACGGGGCGGTGACGGGCGTCGTCGACTTCGAACACGCGCTGGTCGCGCCGCCCGCGTTCGACGTCTGGCGGGTCGCGCTCCCGGTGTTCGCGGGGCCGGACGGGTTCGACGCCCGGTTCGAGGCGTTCCGGGGGGGCTACGAGTCTATCCGGGCGCTCCCGGCGGACCTCGACGAGCGAGCGGCGGCGTTCCGGGTGCTCAACGGCGTGTCGTACCTCCGCTCGCTGTACCTGCAGGACCAGCACGACGAGGCGGAGACGGCCCGTCACGCCGACTACTTCGCGGAGCGCGTCGACGCGACGTTGGGGGACCTGCGCGACCGACTCGCCTGA
- a CDS encoding DCC1-like thiol-disulfide oxidoreductase family protein, whose protein sequence is MSERRRTRPQLVYDDDCGFCTWCARWAVRVAPVDAVGFDELTDEQRARLPDDWEECAHLLVGRTVYSCGEAIEQTLARSNIPASAALGLLRQVPGYAAFREESYRWAADHRDWWGQIRRADSVE, encoded by the coding sequence ATGAGCGAACGCCGTCGAACGCGCCCGCAACTCGTCTACGACGACGACTGCGGGTTCTGTACCTGGTGCGCCCGCTGGGCCGTCCGCGTCGCTCCCGTCGACGCCGTCGGATTCGACGAGTTGACCGACGAACAGCGCGCGAGGCTCCCCGACGACTGGGAGGAGTGTGCCCACCTGCTCGTCGGGCGGACCGTCTACTCCTGTGGCGAGGCCATCGAACAGACGCTCGCCCGGTCGAACATCCCCGCGAGCGCCGCCCTCGGGCTGCTCCGGCAGGTACCGGGCTACGCCGCGTTCCGCGAGGAGAGCTACCGGTGGGCGGCCGACCACCGCGACTGGTGGGGGCAGATTCGACGCGCCGACTCCGTCGAGTAG
- a CDS encoding cupin domain-containing protein, translated as MEHVRTDDVDAWMSPASVRKPVGEKLGVEKLAMNYFELAPGESFAFGYHRHADQEEVFFVVSGEATFETEDGETVVGEGEAVRFEPNEWQQGWNRGDERVVAVALGAPAETGETEILRDCEDCGERTPQRIEPTDEKDALLTICEGCGAETGRFT; from the coding sequence ATGGAGCACGTCCGCACCGACGACGTCGACGCGTGGATGAGTCCGGCCAGCGTCCGCAAACCGGTCGGAGAGAAACTCGGCGTCGAGAAGCTGGCGATGAACTACTTCGAACTCGCGCCGGGCGAGTCGTTCGCGTTCGGCTACCACCGCCACGCCGACCAGGAGGAGGTGTTCTTCGTCGTGAGCGGGGAGGCCACCTTCGAGACCGAAGACGGCGAGACGGTCGTCGGCGAGGGCGAGGCGGTCCGTTTCGAACCGAACGAGTGGCAACAGGGGTGGAACCGCGGCGACGAGCGCGTGGTCGCCGTCGCACTCGGTGCGCCCGCCGAGACCGGCGAGACCGAGATACTGCGCGACTGCGAGGACTGCGGCGAGCGCACCCCACAGCGCATCGAACCGACCGACGAGAAGGACGCGCTGCTGACCATCTGCGAGGGCTGCGGCGCGGAGACCGGCCGGTTCACCTGA
- a CDS encoding 4Fe-4S dicluster domain-containing protein — protein MAIDPNFAESRERSSVSDWLDIDADYDVWGEVDQPDRLGIHGTHVAVDFDICDGSGPCLENCPVDVFEWTETPGHPTSERKAAPVNESQCIDCMLCVDICPVDAIDVDGSRG, from the coding sequence ATGGCTATCGACCCCAACTTCGCCGAGTCGCGCGAGCGCTCCTCCGTCAGCGACTGGCTGGACATCGACGCCGACTACGACGTCTGGGGGGAGGTCGACCAGCCCGACCGGCTGGGTATCCACGGCACGCACGTCGCCGTCGACTTCGACATCTGCGACGGCTCCGGGCCGTGTCTGGAGAACTGCCCCGTCGACGTCTTCGAGTGGACCGAGACGCCCGGCCACCCCACCAGTGAGCGGAAAGCCGCGCCCGTCAACGAGAGCCAGTGCATCGACTGTATGCTCTGCGTCGACATCTGTCCCGTCGACGCCATCGACGTGGACGGCTCGCGGGGCTGA
- a CDS encoding DUF6757 family protein — translation MQCHYCDDPADISVERGGVKVGLCGPHFRQRMDELREEGWLDDLQDEIETDRFD, via the coding sequence ATGCAGTGTCACTACTGTGACGACCCCGCAGACATCTCCGTCGAGCGCGGCGGAGTCAAGGTCGGTCTCTGTGGCCCTCACTTCCGCCAGCGGATGGACGAACTGCGAGAGGAAGGCTGGCTCGACGACCTCCAGGACGAGATCGAGACCGACCGGTTCGACTAA
- a CDS encoding PHP domain-containing protein, whose protein sequence is MVVADLHTHTTNSDGTFTLDTLVAAADEYDVPVVAVTDHDRTHPDLSTPVAHVRGVTVVHGIELRVDAGDQEVDLLGYAVTDTPSLDEETDRIQADRVDRARRIVDRVERETGAELDVAFEPGVGRPHVARAIADSDAPYDYEGAFEHLIGNDGPCYVARAVPSFERGVDLLTDACGLVSLAHPLRYGDPEAALALCEHLDAVEYHYDYGREVDLRPVEQAIERHDLTVTGGSDAHDEVLGRAGLDRDEYRAFRNSVAI, encoded by the coding sequence ATGGTCGTCGCCGACCTCCACACCCACACCACGAACTCCGACGGGACGTTCACACTCGACACGCTCGTCGCCGCCGCCGACGAGTACGACGTCCCCGTCGTCGCCGTCACGGACCACGACCGGACGCACCCCGACCTCTCGACACCGGTCGCGCACGTCCGCGGCGTCACCGTCGTCCACGGCATCGAACTGCGCGTCGACGCGGGCGACCAGGAGGTCGACCTGCTCGGCTACGCGGTCACCGACACCCCATCCCTCGACGAGGAGACCGACCGCATCCAGGCCGACCGCGTCGACCGCGCCCGGCGCATCGTCGACCGCGTCGAGCGCGAGACCGGTGCCGAACTGGACGTCGCGTTCGAACCGGGCGTCGGCCGCCCGCACGTCGCCCGCGCCATCGCCGACAGCGACGCTCCCTACGACTACGAGGGCGCGTTCGAGCACCTCATCGGCAACGACGGGCCGTGCTACGTCGCTCGCGCCGTCCCGTCGTTCGAGCGCGGCGTCGACCTCCTCACGGACGCCTGCGGCCTCGTGAGCCTCGCCCACCCGCTCCGGTACGGCGACCCCGAGGCCGCGCTCGCGCTCTGCGAGCACCTCGACGCCGTCGAGTACCACTACGACTACGGCCGCGAGGTCGACCTCCGGCCCGTCGAGCAGGCTATCGAGCGTCACGACCTCACCGTCACCGGCGGCAGCGACGCCCACGACGAGGTGCTCGGCCGGGCCGGACTGGACCGCGACGAGTACCGCGCCTTCCGCAACAGCGTAGCGATTTAA
- a CDS encoding DUF5789 family protein: MRQFTEATEEFDAHNYPATAQEIIDEHGDMVLDLPNGSETVEEALEPLGTTTFEDAESARLALYSTVSSKAIGRKFYSDRDPTAVGENGPEQVSF, translated from the coding sequence ATGCGACAGTTCACCGAGGCGACGGAGGAGTTCGACGCCCACAACTACCCTGCGACGGCGCAGGAGATAATCGACGAGCACGGCGACATGGTGCTCGACCTGCCCAACGGGTCGGAGACGGTCGAGGAGGCGCTCGAACCGCTCGGGACGACGACGTTCGAGGACGCCGAGTCGGCGCGACTCGCCCTCTACAGCACGGTCTCCAGCAAGGCCATCGGCCGGAAGTTCTACTCCGACCGCGACCCGACGGCGGTCGGCGAGAACGGCCCCGAACAGGTGAGTTTCTGA
- a CDS encoding DUF5784 family protein: MAGPLRFRRSTEAWSERRVERSLLAPLDDRFGATLGETRVPPPEPYAGVRLDMANGDVALFAWYNEEGERPTAFWLGNTETPEVLWRTDKFGWDEVPYGVARWAQRELLADLAEQDPWLAEYSHLAWFFLPVFFSKDGRDSTRSFFRDHAAGFPDADRDRVLRFYESLLETGILDPYRETMAGKLGTSPQVDVVRMGASMAEFHAAKLLADSDTEFVPEIDLGSGHALDFVVGDGVRDTPRRDLPRSGDTLVEVTRPGPPSTRAADTPIAALRATADAKTEDQLDAHPNALLLVDCSSFRDDQWNTIRAERPAVAHAPAIVYRMRPNGSVEAYRHGDSPVDLGDAVYWL, encoded by the coding sequence GTGGCAGGACCGTTACGATTCCGTCGGTCGACCGAAGCGTGGTCCGAGCGACGGGTCGAGCGTTCGCTCCTCGCACCGCTCGACGACCGGTTCGGTGCGACGCTCGGCGAGACCCGAGTGCCGCCACCGGAGCCGTACGCGGGCGTCCGTCTCGACATGGCGAACGGTGACGTCGCGCTGTTCGCGTGGTACAACGAGGAGGGGGAACGCCCGACGGCCTTCTGGCTCGGGAACACCGAGACGCCCGAGGTGCTGTGGCGGACCGACAAGTTCGGCTGGGACGAGGTGCCCTACGGCGTCGCCCGGTGGGCACAGCGCGAACTGCTCGCCGACCTCGCCGAACAGGACCCGTGGCTGGCCGAGTACTCGCACCTCGCCTGGTTCTTCCTCCCCGTCTTCTTCTCGAAGGACGGCCGCGACAGCACCCGGTCGTTCTTCCGCGACCACGCTGCCGGCTTCCCCGACGCCGACCGGGACCGCGTCCTCCGGTTCTACGAGTCACTGCTGGAGACGGGTATCCTCGACCCGTACCGCGAGACGATGGCGGGGAAACTGGGGACCAGTCCACAGGTCGACGTCGTCAGGATGGGGGCGTCGATGGCCGAGTTCCACGCCGCGAAACTGCTCGCCGACTCGGACACCGAGTTCGTCCCCGAAATCGACCTCGGGAGCGGTCACGCGCTGGACTTCGTCGTGGGCGACGGCGTCCGCGACACGCCGCGCCGTGACCTCCCGCGCTCCGGCGACACGCTCGTCGAGGTGACCAGACCCGGTCCGCCCTCCACGCGTGCGGCCGACACGCCCATCGCCGCACTCAGGGCGACGGCGGACGCGAAGACCGAGGACCAGCTAGACGCCCACCCGAACGCGCTGTTGCTCGTCGACTGCTCGTCGTTCCGGGACGACCAGTGGAACACCATCCGCGCCGAACGGCCAGCCGTCGCTCACGCACCCGCCATCGTCTACCGGATGCGCCCGAACGGGTCCGTCGAGGCGTACCGCCACGGCGACTCCCCCGTCGACCTCGGCGACGCGGTGTACTGGCTCTGA
- a CDS encoding DUF5786 family protein, with amino-acid sequence MSMGAYDEDEHERREAKAAAVDTDFDDERTEYRGKLEYDSGESAEALLDQFKEMKSR; translated from the coding sequence ATGTCAATGGGTGCCTATGACGAAGACGAGCACGAGCGTCGCGAGGCGAAGGCGGCCGCGGTCGACACGGACTTCGACGACGAGCGGACGGAGTACCGGGGGAAACTCGAGTACGACTCCGGCGAGTCCGCCGAGGCGCTGCTCGACCAGTTCAAGGAGATGAAGTCCCGGTAG
- a CDS encoding DUF7530 family protein: MAKVEFGETWTYESIVSALPGIRVSKPLAIGIQLAVFEVAVVVVWAVYGFPTETLFAGTAAVVVAAIGSVEMLRISRLVRSERLPPAYPRLLFGSSIEVVLAVLAYVAFLTYLFTTGAQESPALLERLFGPEPPVLAVYVTLLVLWDVCYRIGTAWWASVVALWRSVRYRFDEPTARALRRADLEVVAFATAQLVLVPFVRSQPVIVAVLVGHVLAVWLVAGSSSVLVTLRARTDTTDGHGDGAVARE; the protein is encoded by the coding sequence ATGGCGAAGGTCGAGTTCGGCGAGACGTGGACCTACGAGTCCATCGTCTCGGCGCTACCGGGCATCCGGGTGTCCAAACCGCTCGCCATCGGCATCCAGCTAGCGGTGTTCGAGGTGGCCGTCGTCGTCGTCTGGGCCGTCTACGGCTTCCCGACCGAGACGCTGTTCGCGGGCACCGCCGCCGTCGTCGTCGCGGCTATCGGGAGCGTCGAGATGCTGCGCATCTCGCGACTCGTCCGGTCCGAGCGCCTCCCCCCGGCGTACCCGCGACTGCTGTTCGGGTCGAGCATCGAGGTGGTGCTGGCGGTGCTGGCGTACGTCGCCTTCCTCACCTACCTGTTCACGACAGGGGCGCAGGAGTCCCCGGCGCTGCTCGAACGGCTGTTCGGCCCGGAGCCGCCGGTCCTCGCCGTCTACGTCACGCTGCTCGTCCTCTGGGACGTCTGCTACCGCATCGGGACGGCGTGGTGGGCCTCGGTGGTCGCGCTGTGGCGCTCCGTGCGCTACCGGTTCGACGAACCGACGGCGCGAGCGCTCCGCCGGGCGGACCTGGAGGTGGTCGCCTTCGCCACCGCACAGCTCGTGCTCGTCCCGTTCGTCCGCAGCCAGCCGGTCATCGTCGCCGTCCTCGTCGGCCACGTCCTGGCCGTCTGGCTCGTGGCGGGGTCGTCGTCGGTGCTGGTGACACTCAGAGCGCGGACGGACACCACCGATGGTCACGGGGACGGTGCCGTCGCTCGGGAGTAG
- a CDS encoding NAD(P)H-binding protein — translation MRVLVTGATGFVGSRLVPMLVEAGHDVVALVRDPSDYDPPEGITVEQGDLLEAGSFEHALADVEAAYYLVHSMGAGDEFEERDRLAARQFVAAANEAGLSRVVYLSGLGDDRDRLSKHLKSRREVETILREGDPEVTVLRAAIVVGDGSASFDIVRQLAERLPVMVTPQWVDTECQPIAVDDVVAYLVGVLDVPETAGETYQIGGPEVLTYRELIERTAELSRGRRPLVVPVPVLTPRLSSYWLVLTTDVEMSVARPLVDGMRNPVVVEDTRIRDLVPVDPTTFDEAVQRALGPDQLHDAEPPTERPQPRGAR, via the coding sequence ATGCGAGTTCTGGTCACCGGCGCGACCGGGTTCGTCGGGAGTCGCCTCGTCCCGATGCTGGTCGAGGCGGGCCACGACGTCGTCGCACTGGTGCGCGACCCGAGCGACTACGACCCGCCGGAGGGCATCACGGTGGAGCAGGGCGACCTGCTGGAGGCCGGCAGTTTCGAACACGCCCTCGCGGACGTCGAGGCCGCGTACTACCTCGTCCACTCGATGGGAGCGGGCGACGAGTTCGAGGAGCGCGACCGCCTCGCCGCCCGGCAGTTCGTCGCCGCGGCGAACGAGGCCGGACTGTCGCGGGTCGTCTACCTCAGCGGACTCGGCGACGACCGCGACCGCCTCTCGAAACACCTCAAGTCCCGCCGCGAGGTCGAGACCATCCTCCGGGAGGGCGACCCCGAGGTGACCGTCCTCCGGGCCGCGATAGTGGTCGGCGACGGGTCGGCGAGTTTCGACATCGTCCGCCAGTTGGCCGAGCGCCTGCCGGTGATGGTGACGCCGCAGTGGGTCGACACGGAGTGCCAGCCCATCGCCGTCGACGACGTCGTCGCGTACCTCGTGGGCGTGCTCGACGTGCCGGAGACCGCAGGCGAGACCTACCAGATCGGCGGGCCGGAGGTGCTGACCTACCGGGAACTCATCGAACGCACCGCCGAACTGTCGCGGGGGCGCCGACCGCTGGTCGTCCCGGTGCCCGTCCTCACGCCCCGACTGTCGTCGTACTGGCTGGTGCTGACGACCGACGTGGAGATGAGCGTCGCTCGACCGCTCGTCGACGGGATGCGCAACCCCGTCGTCGTCGAGGACACGCGCATCCGTGACCTCGTCCCCGTCGACCCGACGACGTTCGACGAGGCGGTCCAGCGCGCGCTCGGTCCCGACCAGCTCCACGACGCCGAGCCGCCGACCGAGCGCCCGCAGCCCCGCGGAGCGCGCTGA